From one Erinaceus europaeus chromosome 4, mEriEur2.1, whole genome shotgun sequence genomic stretch:
- the LOC132538252 gene encoding large ribosomal subunit protein eL39-like: protein MSSHKTFRIKRFLAKKQKQNRPIPQWIRMKTGNKIRYNSKRRHWRRTAGSVRIPLRCDMFMLGSTVRILSEALLFCTLD from the coding sequence ATGTCTTCCCACAAGACTTTCAGAATCAAGCGCTTCCTGGCTAAGAAGCAAAAGCAGAACCGTCCTATTCCTCAGTGGATTCGGATGAAAACTGGTAATAAGATCAGGTACAACTCCAAGAGGAGACACTGGAGAAGAACAGCTGGGTCTGTAAGGATTCCTCTAAGATGCGACATGTTTATGCTGGGATCGACTGTTAGAATTCTGAGTGAAGCACTGTTGTTTTGCACTCTTGATTAG